A section of the Neisseria dumasiana genome encodes:
- a CDS encoding glycine zipper 2TM domain-containing protein encodes MKSNIVKMIALVAVAGSLTACESMSRTQRNTATGAVIGGVAGNLIGGDTGSTLGGAALGGVIGSQVNR; translated from the coding sequence ATGAAATCAAACATCGTAAAAATGATCGCATTAGTAGCAGTTGCCGGTTCACTGACTGCTTGTGAAAGCATGTCGCGCACCCAGCGCAATACCGCTACCGGTGCCGTAATCGGCGGCGTGGCCGGCAACCTGATCGGCGGCGACACCGGCTCTACTTTGGGCGGTGCTGCACTTGGCGGCGTGATCGGCAGCCAAGTAAACAGATAA
- a CDS encoding CopD family copper resistance protein, with product MNAYSVAHIIHLFCAIAFVGGVFFETLVLSVIHSKRVSREARREVEKAISYRAVRVMPWIVGGVFLSGLAMAHRYAAILADPFGAPFNIQLSLKVLLAFGVLVHFVIAVTKMRRGTLTAAWSKYIHAAVLVHMVLIVLLAKSMFYFSW from the coding sequence ATGAATGCTTATTCTGTTGCACATATCATACATTTATTTTGCGCGATTGCTTTTGTGGGCGGGGTATTTTTTGAAACATTGGTGCTTTCGGTGATTCACAGCAAACGGGTATCACGCGAAGCGCGGCGCGAGGTGGAAAAAGCGATAAGCTACCGCGCGGTGCGGGTGATGCCGTGGATTGTAGGCGGGGTGTTTCTTTCCGGGCTGGCGATGGCGCACCGCTATGCCGCGATACTCGCCGACCCGTTCGGCGCGCCGTTTAATATACAGCTGAGTTTGAAAGTGCTGCTGGCATTCGGCGTGTTGGTGCATTTTGTGATTGCCGTTACCAAAATGCGCCGCGGCACACTCACGGCGGCATGGTCGAAATACATTCACGCCGCCGTGCTCGTTCATATGGTTTTGATTGTGCTGTTGGCCAAAAGCATGTTTTATTTCAGCTGGTAA
- a CDS encoding UvrD-helicase domain-containing protein codes for MFPEQSAPSLLQGLNSEQLSAVTWPPQSALVLAGAGSGKTRVLTTRIAWLLQSGQASVHSIMAVTFTNKAAKEMQTRLSAMLPVNVRAMWLGTFHGLCHRFLRLHHKDAGLPSTFQILDSADQLALIKRLLKQLNIAEEIIAPRTLQGFINAQKESGLRASSLQAPDPHTQRMIECYAEYDKACNREGVVDFAELMLRSYEILQANEILHRHYQNRFNHILVDEFQDTNKLQYAWLKLIAGEHAAVFAVGDDDQSIYRFRGAHVGNMTALMREFHIEAPIKLEQNYRSDGHILTAANAVIENNAERLGKNLRTDAAAGDKIRFYSAPIDSDEAQFIVDEAKSLQREGHTLDQMAVLYRSNAQSRIIEQALFRAGIPYKIYGGLRFYERQEIKHALAYLRLSVNPDDDNALLRVINMPPRGIGTRTIENIQAAAAEQGISLWQAACGMGAKATKVAAFVRLIENLQAQAPNVSLQEMMLGITRDSGLVEYYQTQKGDHQDRLDNLDELVNAAVAFRPSESNFEILPENVAENPLFPILAFLSNAALESGENQAGEGEEALQMMTVHAAKGLEFDTVFLTGMEEGLFPSEYSLAERGGLEEERRLMYVAITRAKKRLYISMSQQRLLHGQTHFGIVSRFVEEIPEEVLHRLSPPPKRFNSFTDIPKTKNRTAVEHYDLPQEYAGFRIGQNVRHAKFGTGVIIDAVNKGESARLTVNFGKEGIKELDTKFAKLEAV; via the coding sequence ATGTTTCCCGAGCAATCCGCCCCTTCCTTGCTGCAAGGCTTAAACTCCGAACAACTTTCCGCCGTAACTTGGCCGCCGCAATCCGCCCTCGTGCTTGCCGGAGCGGGCAGCGGCAAAACCCGCGTGCTCACCACCCGCATCGCATGGCTGCTGCAAAGCGGCCAAGCAAGCGTGCACAGCATTATGGCCGTTACCTTCACCAACAAAGCCGCCAAAGAAATGCAAACCCGCTTGAGCGCGATGCTGCCCGTTAACGTGCGCGCCATGTGGCTCGGCACTTTCCACGGCCTGTGCCACCGCTTTTTACGCCTGCACCATAAAGACGCAGGGCTGCCTTCCACCTTTCAGATTCTCGACAGCGCCGACCAGCTCGCCTTAATCAAACGCCTGCTCAAACAGCTCAACATCGCCGAAGAAATCATCGCCCCGCGCACGCTGCAAGGCTTTATCAACGCCCAAAAAGAAAGCGGCCTGCGCGCCTCATCCCTGCAAGCCCCCGATCCGCACACCCAGCGCATGATCGAGTGCTATGCCGAATACGACAAAGCGTGCAACCGCGAAGGCGTGGTCGATTTTGCCGAACTGATGCTGCGCAGTTACGAAATCCTGCAAGCCAACGAAATCCTACACCGCCATTACCAAAACCGCTTCAATCATATTTTGGTGGACGAATTCCAAGACACCAACAAACTGCAATACGCATGGTTGAAGCTCATCGCAGGCGAACACGCCGCCGTGTTTGCCGTGGGCGACGACGACCAATCCATCTACCGCTTCCGCGGCGCACACGTCGGCAACATGACCGCCCTGATGCGCGAGTTTCACATCGAAGCACCCATCAAGCTCGAGCAGAACTACCGTTCAGACGGCCACATTCTCACTGCCGCCAATGCCGTAATAGAAAACAACGCCGAACGCCTCGGCAAAAACCTGCGCACCGATGCCGCCGCCGGCGACAAAATCCGCTTTTACTCCGCCCCCATAGATTCCGACGAAGCCCAATTTATCGTAGACGAAGCCAAATCCCTGCAACGCGAAGGCCACACACTCGACCAAATGGCCGTGCTCTACCGCAGCAACGCCCAATCGCGCATCATCGAACAAGCCCTATTCCGCGCCGGCATCCCCTACAAAATCTACGGCGGCCTGCGCTTCTACGAACGGCAGGAAATCAAACACGCGCTCGCCTACCTGCGCCTCTCCGTCAACCCCGACGACGACAACGCCCTTTTGCGCGTCATCAACATGCCCCCGCGCGGCATCGGCACCCGCACCATCGAAAACATCCAAGCCGCAGCCGCCGAACAAGGCATCTCCCTATGGCAGGCCGCCTGCGGCATGGGCGCAAAAGCCACCAAAGTCGCCGCCTTCGTACGCCTGATAGAAAACCTCCAAGCCCAAGCCCCCAACGTATCCCTGCAAGAAATGATGCTCGGCATCACCCGCGACAGCGGCCTCGTCGAATACTACCAAACCCAAAAAGGCGACCACCAAGACCGTCTCGACAACCTCGACGAACTCGTTAACGCCGCCGTCGCCTTCAGGCCATCTGAAAGCAACTTCGAAATCCTGCCCGAAAACGTCGCCGAAAACCCGCTCTTCCCCATCCTCGCCTTCTTAAGCAACGCCGCCCTCGAATCCGGCGAAAACCAAGCCGGCGAAGGCGAAGAAGCCCTGCAAATGATGACCGTGCACGCTGCCAAAGGGCTGGAGTTCGACACCGTATTCCTCACCGGTATGGAAGAAGGCCTCTTCCCCAGCGAATACAGCCTCGCCGAACGCGGCGGCCTCGAAGAAGAGCGCCGCCTCATGTACGTTGCCATTACCCGCGCCAAAAAACGCCTCTACATCAGCATGTCCCAACAACGCCTGCTGCACGGCCAAACCCACTTCGGCATCGTCTCCCGCTTCGTCGAAGAAATCCCCGAAGAAGTGCTGCACCGCCTCTCCCCCCCTCCCAAACGCTTCAACAGCTTTACCGACATACCCAAAACCAAAAACCGCACCGCCGTCGAACACTACGACCTGCCGCAAGAATACGCAGGCTTCCGCATCGGCCAAAACGTGCGCCACGCCAAATTTGGCACCGGCGTAATCATCGACGCCGTCAACAAAGGCGAATCCGCACGGCTTACCGTGAATTTCGGAAAAGAAGGGATTAAAGAACTGGATACCAAGTTTGCCAAGCTCGAGGCCGTCTGA
- a CDS encoding DUF4760 domain-containing protein, with amino-acid sequence MGTLIEFNQAYGFWVQTGAIIISIAVTGYFAQKAIVKNGKSAKDTLEHNHLMIRKRATIDILIQENQDKELVEAKRIVMALPGEASFIKYLEPNLCDDDNSKKEKECIRILLNRYEFVALGIKNGAFEEEIYKRLKYSDTMDIWAKAKPMIMELRRQKKRQTYYQEFEWLANRWEKNELTTNQPN; translated from the coding sequence ATGGGAACTCTGATTGAGTTTAATCAAGCATATGGCTTCTGGGTACAAACAGGAGCCATTATTATATCTATCGCAGTAACAGGTTATTTTGCTCAGAAAGCAATAGTCAAAAACGGCAAGTCAGCAAAAGATACACTTGAGCATAATCATTTAATGATTCGAAAAAGAGCAACTATTGACATCTTAATTCAAGAAAATCAGGATAAGGAATTAGTTGAAGCTAAAAGAATTGTAATGGCTTTACCAGGTGAAGCTTCCTTTATCAAATATCTTGAACCGAATTTATGTGATGATGACAATTCTAAAAAAGAAAAAGAATGCATCCGTATACTTTTAAATAGATATGAATTTGTTGCACTAGGAATTAAAAATGGAGCTTTTGAAGAGGAAATATACAAACGTCTGAAATATTCAGACACTATGGATATTTGGGCCAAGGCAAAACCAATGATTATGGAATTGCGCCGACAAAAAAAGAGACAAACGTACTATCAGGAATTTGAATGGCTAGCTAATCGCTGGGAAAAAAATGAATTAACTACAAACCAGCCTAATTAA
- a CDS encoding 5-formyltetrahydrofolate cyclo-ligase, protein MPNRAEKSELRRRLRRARAALPKKERAAATRAANGFLKRFIRRGSRIGVYWPVGSEMRLSGFVQTALSRGAELYLPYIEPDSLRLWFTPYRGDAAQAERKRGRGSLHIPQFGGKKIRAHRLHVLFVPLVGIDRQGYRLGQGGGYYDVSLATLRGRLRPRTVGVGFACQLCDVLPHEPHDIQLDAFVCERGIIRF, encoded by the coding sequence ATGCCGAACCGTGCTGAAAAATCCGAGTTGCGCCGCCGCCTGCGCCGTGCCCGTGCGGCTTTGCCGAAAAAAGAGCGGGCTGCGGCCACGCGTGCGGCCAATGGTTTTTTAAAGCGGTTTATCCGCCGCGGCAGCCGTATCGGTGTTTATTGGCCGGTGGGCAGCGAGATGCGTTTGAGCGGTTTTGTTCAGACGGCCTTATCACGCGGGGCGGAGCTTTATCTGCCTTATATCGAGCCGGATTCGCTGCGTTTGTGGTTTACGCCTTATCGGGGCGACGCGGCGCAGGCGGAGCGTAAACGCGGCAGGGGCAGCCTGCATATTCCGCAATTCGGCGGCAAAAAAATCCGTGCGCACCGTTTGCATGTGCTGTTCGTGCCTTTGGTGGGCATAGACAGACAGGGCTACCGTTTGGGACAGGGCGGCGGCTATTATGATGTGTCGCTGGCGACACTCCGCGGCCGGTTGCGGCCGCGCACGGTGGGCGTGGGTTTTGCGTGCCAATTATGTGATGTGTTGCCGCATGAGCCGCACGATATTCAGCTGGATGCTTTTGTATGCGAGCGGGGTATCATTCGTTTTTAG
- the lysS gene encoding lysine--tRNA ligase, which yields MSEQNNPQTEPQLDENQIIALRREKLNELRKHGIAFPNQYKRDAFAGDLQAQYGSQEKAELDPQEIPVKVAGRMMLQRAMGKASFATIQDVSGQIQVYVNNQGVGEDVHNAFKHWDLGDIIGVEGTLFKTNHGELTVRASKLHLLTKSLRPLPDKHKGLTDQEQKYRQRYADLITNQDSRDTFIKRSKIIQAVRNYMVNERYLEVETPMMHPIPGGATAKPFVTHHNALDMPLYLRIAPELYLKRLVVGGLERVFEINRSFRNEGMSTRHNPEFTMMEFYEAFCTYERMMEMTEGVIRHAAKEVCGTAKVSYNGKEVDLESPFERLTILEAIKKYNPQYTDEQLNDAEWLKKEIVKHGEKIPPSPGIGSLQLALFEGCAESKLWNPTFIIDYPVEVSPLARASDTKPGLTDRFELFIVGRELANGYSELNDPEDQAARFKAQVAQKDAGDDEAMHYDADYIRAMEYGLPPTGGSGIGLDRLVMLLTDAPSIRDVILFPQMRPE from the coding sequence ATGAGCGAACAGAACAACCCACAAACCGAACCGCAGCTTGATGAAAACCAAATCATCGCCCTGCGCCGCGAAAAATTAAACGAACTGCGCAAACACGGCATCGCCTTCCCCAACCAATACAAGCGCGATGCCTTTGCCGGCGATTTGCAGGCGCAATACGGTTCGCAGGAAAAAGCCGAGCTCGACCCGCAGGAAATCCCCGTTAAAGTGGCCGGCCGCATGATGCTGCAACGTGCCATGGGTAAAGCCAGCTTCGCCACCATCCAAGACGTAAGCGGCCAGATTCAGGTGTATGTGAACAACCAAGGCGTGGGCGAAGACGTGCACAACGCCTTCAAACATTGGGATTTGGGCGACATCATCGGCGTGGAAGGCACGCTGTTCAAAACCAACCACGGCGAATTAACCGTGCGCGCATCCAAGCTGCATCTGCTCACCAAATCGCTGCGCCCGCTGCCCGACAAACACAAAGGCTTGACCGACCAAGAGCAGAAATACCGCCAGCGTTACGCCGATCTGATTACCAACCAAGATTCGCGCGACACATTTATCAAGCGCAGCAAAATCATCCAAGCCGTGCGCAACTACATGGTCAACGAGCGTTATCTCGAAGTGGAAACCCCGATGATGCACCCGATTCCCGGCGGTGCCACGGCCAAGCCCTTCGTTACCCACCACAACGCGCTCGACATGCCGCTCTACCTGCGCATCGCCCCCGAACTGTATCTGAAACGCTTGGTTGTGGGCGGTTTGGAGCGCGTGTTTGAAATCAACCGCAGCTTCCGCAACGAAGGCATGAGCACCCGCCACAACCCAGAATTCACCATGATGGAATTCTACGAAGCGTTCTGCACTTACGAGCGCATGATGGAAATGACCGAAGGCGTGATCCGCCATGCCGCCAAAGAAGTGTGCGGCACCGCCAAAGTGAGCTACAACGGCAAAGAAGTCGATTTGGAAAGCCCGTTCGAGCGTTTGACCATTCTCGAAGCCATCAAAAAATACAATCCGCAATATACCGACGAGCAGTTGAACGATGCCGAATGGCTGAAAAAAGAGATCGTGAAACACGGCGAAAAAATCCCGCCGTCGCCCGGTATCGGCAGCCTGCAACTGGCCTTGTTTGAAGGCTGTGCGGAAAGCAAACTGTGGAACCCGACGTTTATCATCGACTATCCGGTGGAAGTATCGCCGCTGGCACGCGCATCAGACACCAAACCCGGCTTAACCGACCGCTTCGAGCTGTTTATCGTCGGCCGTGAGTTGGCCAACGGCTATTCGGAGCTGAACGACCCCGAAGACCAAGCCGCCCGCTTTAAAGCGCAAGTGGCGCAGAAAGATGCCGGCGACGACGAAGCCATGCACTACGATGCCGACTACATCCGCGCCATGGAATACGGCCTGCCCCCCACCGGCGGCAGCGGCATCGGCTTGGACCGCTTGGTGATGCTGCTCACCGACGCGCCGTCTATCCGCGACGTGATTCTGTTTCCGCAAATGCGTCCGGAATAA
- the minE gene encoding cell division topological specificity factor MinE, translating to MSLIDLLFGRKPKTAAVARDRLQIIIAQERAKEQAPDYLPTLQKELLDVLSKYVHVSLEDIRISQEKQNGMDVLELNITLPDQKKAD from the coding sequence ATGTCGCTGATTGACTTACTGTTTGGCAGAAAGCCTAAAACCGCAGCAGTGGCGCGCGACCGCCTGCAAATCATCATTGCACAGGAACGCGCCAAAGAACAGGCTCCCGACTATCTGCCCACTTTGCAGAAAGAACTCTTGGATGTATTATCGAAATATGTTCATGTATCCTTAGAAGACATCCGTATTTCTCAAGAAAAACAAAACGGTATGGACGTGCTTGAACTGAATATCACCCTGCCGGATCAAAAAAAGGCCGACTAA
- the minC gene encoding septum site-determining protein MinC, with translation MKPAFEVKSARLDVLSVQLHTADLGELEEFLQQRVSQHKELDSMLFLLDLQEFSNPGELSIAGVVSLFARYGLQIIGLRHENEAWAPHAQAYHLAFSRNDSKPADPQPKPAAQPAAAAPAAESVQATVISKPTVLINTPIRTGQQVYAENADLIVTGIVNEGAEIIADGNIHVYGTMRGRALAGATGNRDARIFIQSMQAELVSVAGIYRNFDQSLPDHLNKKAVQVSLQDNRLVISAIDGQ, from the coding sequence ATGAAACCAGCTTTTGAAGTTAAATCAGCACGTCTCGACGTGCTTTCCGTGCAGCTGCATACTGCAGATTTAGGGGAATTGGAAGAATTTTTACAGCAGCGGGTGAGCCAGCACAAAGAGCTCGACAGCATGCTGTTTTTATTAGACCTGCAGGAATTCAGCAACCCGGGCGAATTGAGCATTGCCGGCGTTGTATCGCTTTTTGCCCGTTACGGTTTGCAGATTATCGGCCTGCGCCATGAAAACGAAGCTTGGGCACCCCATGCCCAAGCCTACCATTTGGCCTTCAGCCGCAACGACAGCAAACCGGCCGACCCCCAGCCCAAACCCGCAGCGCAACCGGCAGCAGCCGCACCTGCGGCCGAATCCGTGCAGGCCACCGTGATCAGCAAACCTACCGTATTGATCAACACGCCCATCCGCACCGGCCAGCAAGTGTATGCGGAAAACGCCGATTTAATCGTAACCGGCATCGTTAACGAAGGGGCGGAAATCATTGCTGACGGCAACATCCACGTTTACGGCACCATGCGCGGGCGCGCATTGGCCGGCGCCACCGGCAACCGCGACGCACGGATATTCATCCAATCCATGCAGGCCGAATTGGTATCGGTGGCAGGCATTTACCGCAACTTCGACCAAAGCCTGCCCGACCACCTGAACAAAAAAGCCGTGCAGGTATCGCTTCAAGACAACCGTTTGGTTATCAGCGCCATAGACGGCCAATAA
- a CDS encoding Rossmann-like and DUF2520 domain-containing protein, which produces MKKSFHIVGAGRVGRTFAAVLAKSGKWQPVAVVSRRAGAAALADCGSVDIVPHVRDLPPADVVLVCTPDNALQETASALARLGWLNRETVVVHFSGAKTIGVLDAVVKCGATVGSLPPVFAFADVENAVRSLRGSLCALEAESDRAMTVLRGLAEAAGLRPFVMPSEHKARYHAALSAASNFSVTLAAFAQNLLAPLDLPEHLTRDLVAGLMRQSVGNLSGLTPENALTGPIVRGDDSTVDSHLAGMNDKERAFYLALAAATLELAAPRLSEQAVSSLRAVLGRYGQA; this is translated from the coding sequence ATGAAAAAAAGCTTCCATATTGTCGGTGCGGGGCGCGTAGGGCGCACGTTTGCCGCTGTGCTTGCGAAAAGCGGTAAATGGCAACCGGTTGCGGTGGTTTCCCGCCGAGCCGGTGCGGCTGCTTTGGCAGACTGTGGAAGTGTGGACATAGTTCCCCATGTTAGAGACCTGCCGCCGGCCGATGTGGTGCTGGTGTGCACGCCGGACAATGCGTTGCAGGAAACGGCTTCAGCCCTTGCACGGTTGGGTTGGCTGAACAGGGAAACTGTGGTTGTACATTTCAGCGGTGCGAAAACAATAGGGGTATTGGATGCCGTTGTCAAATGCGGAGCGACAGTCGGCAGTTTACCCCCTGTTTTCGCGTTTGCAGACGTAGAAAACGCCGTGCGCTCGTTGCGGGGCAGTTTGTGTGCATTAGAGGCTGAGAGTGATCGGGCGATGACGGTGTTGCGCGGGTTGGCCGAGGCTGCGGGCTTGAGGCCTTTCGTGATGCCGTCTGAACATAAGGCACGCTACCATGCGGCATTGTCGGCAGCATCTAATTTTTCGGTAACGCTGGCGGCTTTTGCCCAAAACCTGCTGGCACCGCTGGATTTGCCGGAGCATTTAACGCGTGATTTGGTGGCGGGTTTGATGCGGCAGAGTGTCGGCAATCTTTCCGGACTTACACCCGAGAATGCATTAACCGGCCCGATTGTACGGGGAGACGATTCTACGGTTGATAGTCATTTGGCCGGTATGAATGATAAAGAGAGGGCGTTTTATCTGGCTTTGGCTGCTGCTACGCTGGAACTGGCCGCCCCGCGTTTGAGCGAACAGGCGGTTTCGAGCCTGCGGGCTGTGTTGGGAAGGTATGGGCAGGCGTAA
- a CDS encoding hydrogen peroxide-inducible genes activator, which translates to MTLTELRYIVAVAQERHFGRAARRCFVSQPTLSIAIKKLEEELAVSLFDRSSNDIITTEAGERIIAQARRVLEEAELIKHLANEEQNELEGAFKLGLIFTVAPYLLPKLIMSLRKTAPNMPLMLEENYTQILTESLKRGDLDALIVAEPYQEPGIITEPLYDESFFVIVPKGHHFEELDTVTPEMLSQEQVLLLTEGNCMRDQVLASCSELASRQKIQGLTNTLQGSSINTIRHMVASGLSISVLPATALTENDHMLFSIIPFEGEGPKRRVVLAYRRNFVRPKALSAMRNAILTSQLNGVTFIEPQQAV; encoded by the coding sequence ATGACCTTAACCGAATTGCGTTACATTGTAGCAGTGGCACAGGAGCGCCATTTCGGGCGCGCTGCCCGCCGCTGTTTCGTGAGCCAGCCCACTCTTTCCATCGCCATTAAAAAGCTGGAAGAAGAGTTGGCCGTATCGCTCTTTGACCGGAGCAGCAACGACATCATCACCACCGAAGCGGGCGAACGCATCATCGCACAAGCCCGCCGCGTGCTGGAAGAAGCCGAGCTGATCAAACATCTGGCCAACGAAGAGCAAAACGAGCTGGAAGGCGCATTCAAACTCGGTCTGATTTTTACCGTTGCCCCCTACCTTCTGCCCAAGCTGATTATGTCGCTGCGGAAAACCGCGCCCAATATGCCGCTGATGCTCGAAGAGAACTACACCCAAATTCTCACCGAATCGCTCAAGCGCGGCGATTTGGACGCGCTGATCGTAGCAGAACCTTATCAGGAACCGGGCATCATTACCGAGCCGCTGTATGACGAATCTTTCTTCGTGATTGTGCCCAAAGGCCATCATTTTGAAGAACTCGATACCGTTACCCCGGAAATGTTGAGCCAAGAACAGGTGCTGTTGCTTACCGAAGGCAACTGCATGCGTGATCAAGTGTTGGCAAGCTGCTCCGAATTGGCTTCCCGTCAAAAAATACAGGGCTTGACCAATACCTTGCAAGGCAGTTCCATCAACACCATCCGCCACATGGTTGCCAGCGGCCTGAGCATCAGCGTATTGCCCGCTACCGCCCTCACTGAAAACGACCACATGCTGTTCAGCATTATCCCGTTTGAAGGCGAAGGCCCGAAACGCCGCGTTGTGCTGGCTTACCGCCGCAACTTTGTGCGCCCCAAAGCACTTTCGGCTATGCGCAATGCTATCCTGACATCGCAACTCAACGGTGTTACCTTTATCGAGCCGCAGCAGGCCGTCTGA
- the waaA gene encoding lipid IV(A) 3-deoxy-D-manno-octulosonic acid transferase, which yields MNISWFYKQLWQVAPFFIRHYLRKRGVKAPAYLEHWGERFGEPLAQAVQQPVWVHAVSVGETRAAQPLIRELCKHFPDAPLLVTQMTPTGRATAEMLYPNAQCRYLPYDKPEYVAQFLREHRPRFGILMETEIWPNLMHGCAEAGVPLFLANARLSEKSQNGYLKIRTLVEPAMQTLRGCYAQTAADAERLHLIGASNVHVCGNTKYDITPTDAMREKAAHFRSLIGSRPVAVCASTREYKGADEAEMLLSAWRAYHGDALLIIVPRHPERFQTAYDCAVKMGFKTQKRSDGHEVAADTQVWIGDSMGEMLAYYLASDVAFVGGSLVDTGCQNIIEPVACGIPTLFGPSTYNFAAACKGAVAVGAAKQIFSAQEWQYTTAKWLSEPALRAPFVEAAAAFVAQNRGASRRIVERMIEAV from the coding sequence ATGAATATAAGTTGGTTTTATAAGCAGCTTTGGCAGGTTGCGCCTTTTTTTATCCGCCATTATCTGCGCAAACGCGGTGTGAAAGCGCCTGCTTATCTGGAGCATTGGGGCGAGCGTTTCGGCGAGCCTCTTGCCCAAGCGGTGCAGCAGCCGGTGTGGGTGCATGCGGTATCGGTGGGCGAAACGCGGGCGGCACAGCCGTTGATTCGTGAGCTGTGCAAGCATTTTCCCGATGCGCCGCTGCTGGTTACGCAGATGACACCCACGGGTCGGGCAACGGCGGAAATGCTGTATCCGAACGCGCAATGCCGTTATCTGCCTTATGATAAGCCGGAATATGTGGCGCAGTTTTTACGCGAACACCGCCCGCGTTTCGGAATTTTGATGGAAACGGAAATTTGGCCGAACTTGATGCACGGTTGCGCCGAGGCGGGCGTGCCGCTGTTTTTGGCAAATGCGCGTTTGTCGGAAAAATCGCAAAACGGTTATCTGAAAATCCGCACGCTGGTTGAGCCTGCAATGCAGACTTTGCGCGGCTGTTATGCGCAAACGGCGGCGGATGCGGAGCGTTTGCACCTGATCGGGGCATCGAACGTGCATGTGTGCGGCAACACCAAATACGATATTACGCCCACCGATGCCATGCGTGAGAAAGCGGCTCATTTCCGCAGCCTGATCGGTTCGCGCCCTGTGGCGGTGTGCGCCAGCACTCGGGAATATAAGGGAGCGGACGAGGCGGAAATGCTGCTTTCGGCATGGCGTGCCTACCACGGCGATGCTCTGCTGATTATCGTGCCCCGCCACCCCGAGCGTTTTCAGACGGCCTATGATTGTGCGGTGAAAATGGGGTTTAAAACGCAAAAACGCAGCGACGGGCATGAAGTGGCCGCCGATACGCAGGTGTGGATAGGCGACAGTATGGGTGAAATGCTGGCTTATTATCTGGCTTCTGATGTGGCGTTTGTGGGCGGCAGTTTGGTGGATACGGGCTGCCAAAACATTATCGAGCCGGTAGCCTGCGGCATACCGACGCTGTTCGGCCCCTCTACTTATAATTTTGCCGCGGCCTGCAAAGGTGCGGTTGCGGTGGGCGCGGCCAAGCAGATATTCAGCGCGCAAGAATGGCAGTACACCACAGCCAAATGGTTGTCGGAGCCTGCATTGCGCGCGCCGTTTGTAGAAGCGGCGGCGGCTTTTGTGGCACAAAACCGCGGAGCCAGCCGCCGGATTGTGGAGCGCATGATAGAGGCCGTCTGA
- the minD gene encoding septum site-determining protein MinD — translation MAKIIVVTSGKGGVGKTTTSASIASGLALRGHKTAVIDFDVGLRNLDLIMGCERRVVYDLINVIQGEASLTQALIKDKHCDDLFILPASQTRDKDALNREGVGKVLKELTEDMGFEYVICDSPAGIEQGALMALYFADEAIITTNPEVSSVRDSDRILGILQSKSQKAEKGEVVKEHLLITRYSPERVDKGEMLSVQDICDILRIPLIGVIPESQNVLQASNAGAPVIHQNDVAAAEAYKDVVSRLLGENREMRFLEAEKKGFFKRLFGG, via the coding sequence GTGGCAAAAATTATTGTAGTAACTTCAGGCAAAGGCGGCGTAGGCAAAACCACTACCAGTGCCAGCATTGCCTCCGGTTTGGCTCTCCGCGGTCATAAAACCGCGGTTATCGACTTCGACGTAGGCTTGCGCAACCTCGACCTGATTATGGGCTGCGAACGCCGCGTCGTATACGATTTAATCAATGTTATCCAAGGCGAAGCCTCCCTGACCCAAGCACTGATTAAAGACAAACACTGCGACGACCTCTTCATTCTGCCCGCCTCGCAAACCCGCGATAAAGATGCCTTGAACCGCGAAGGCGTAGGCAAAGTATTGAAAGAACTCACCGAAGACATGGGCTTTGAATACGTTATCTGCGATTCTCCCGCCGGTATCGAACAAGGTGCGCTGATGGCCCTCTACTTCGCTGATGAAGCCATCATCACCACCAACCCCGAAGTATCGAGCGTACGCGACTCCGACCGCATTTTGGGTATTCTGCAAAGCAAGAGCCAAAAAGCCGAAAAAGGCGAAGTGGTTAAAGAGCACCTGTTGATTACCCGCTACTCTCCCGAGCGCGTAGACAAAGGCGAAATGCTTTCCGTACAAGACATTTGCGATATCCTGCGCATTCCGTTGATCGGCGTGATTCCCGAATCTCAAAACGTATTGCAGGCATCCAACGCCGGCGCACCGGTTATCCATCAAAACGATGTTGCCGCCGCCGAAGCCTACAAAGACGTGGTATCGCGCCTGCTGGGCGAAAACCGCGAAATGCGCTTTTTAGAAGCCGAGAAAAAAGGCTTTTTCAAGCGTTTGTTCGGAGGTTAA